Sequence from the Populus nigra chromosome 17, ddPopNigr1.1, whole genome shotgun sequence genome:
ctAGTCCGGGACTCGGTCGACCTGCTGAACTGGTTTGGGTAAGATAAAATATCGGGATGAGCAAAAACCCAGCAAAACCCGGTTGATCCATGACCCGGGCGACCCTACAGAACTCGGTTGAAacgctttttttttcaaatatgttttttctacTAGCCAaagatcttttatatatatatatatattagttggtTAGTAAccattttcaaaatttactatataaatactagaagaatattttattcttttaatatgagattgaaagccctttagtatatatattttatgctcacaagaaaaaaaaattattttttcaatgtgagatttgaagcctTTTAGTACATATACTCAATgtttacaaaaataaagttatgttttttcaatgtgggataaaaaattattttggtttaaatatttcaacttaaaatgataacatattaatgtaatattttttttaacgtgggataaaaaactttttgaaataatattttaaacttcattatttataacatatcTAACCTATATTcactagattttttattttaatttttttatatgaaatattaaaatttcagatattatttttattttttaaaagtgattcaAGTCCATCCATATAATCCAGTATCTAACTCTTTAACCTAATCCAGTATCTAACTCTTTAACCAAATCCACCCCAGATCACATCTGATAATGATGCTCTACGCACATGATTGCGACTTGGGAGACATTTCTTTCTGAAAATAACTAATTTAGCAATCGCTTTTAGTTACGTGTGTGGTAAACAAGTgtgtttaatgatattttaaaaattaatatctataatttttcaaaagtcAAAACAACAGTGAAATTCTCCAGACGAACATGTAGCCTGATAGCAACTCCATAGGCGTGCAGCGTGCtagatgaaaaggaaaaaataaaaactattattttggCTCTTTCAATGTTTCTTCACTTACTTTAGAAGAAtgctaaacaaaatattaaaatacttttatttttaaatattattcttagatatctcttaaaaaaatcaaaaccaataaaaaaggacaaccaacaaaataataaatcaattaaatataaccatatgagaaaaaaataatatcaaacttattaaaaaaaaataaagcatttatttttttcattccaatACAATTGACTTTTCAAATggattttttccattaaaatatatataataaaaaaatcatatttatattatttaaaatacaacattatcaataaaccaattaaatacaatcatgtgagaaaaaaataatatcaaactccttaataaaaaaaagcatctaTTTCTTTCATTCCAATACAATTGACTTTTCAAATggattttttccattaaaatatacataataaaaaaatcatatttatactatttaaaatacaacattatcaataaaccaattaaatacaagcatgtgagaaaaaaagaatatcaaactcattaaaaaaaagtaggtAGGTTGTGGGTaagtttacataaaaaaaatttaaaatttaaataaacgcGGTTTGGACGCGTTCTCTGACAGACTAGGCACAAACAAACGCAACTAAAATTTGTCCATGGAAAAGTAGGTTATGGGTAGGTTACCTTTCATTCGGAAATCTCAAAACGCTGTActtgtcttattttttctttgttcaataTTTGAGTTCTTGAGCATAATTTACTTTCCCTATAATTGACTCATGCTTGGACGGCCTGGAATTAATTTCCTCCCTTCCATAAGGCATACCCTTTTCCTTTGATTGACTTAACAATTGCCCCTAATTTGTATGGTGATTTTGCGTggcattaaaatttaattttattcagcCATCAGACTTCATCATTTGGGCTGTCACAATGATGGATGGCCCTTTGACCGTAAAGCCCGAGATCGGCTCAAAGCTTGTAGGAAGAGCACAGGGGATTCATGCATCGGCATCACAAGGTGAAGTTAGTTTTCTGATGGCATTGAACTTTGTTTTCACAGAAGGGAAGCATAACGGCAGCACCCTTAGCATTCTGGGGGCGAAACAATGTGTTTTCCGGCATCAGAGAGATGCCTATTGTTGGTGGAAGTGGAAGCATAACGGCAGCACccttgtaatatatttttaattaaaaataattttgaaaaagcagATAATCTGCTGGATGCATCATGTTTATGACTTTATGGTTGGACACAGTACTTTTTAATAAACAGTCTATGTCTTGATGGGCCAAGATAAATATTTGTAAAGAGAACGAGGATGACGTtgtgttgactttttttttccggATAAATTGGTCTTTTagcatagaaattaaaaaaaaaaaagatgaattgaGCCAATAGTAAATAGTAAAATGTTTTAGTTAAATAGTATACTTTTGACCGTCACACtgcaatatttaattaatatctcataattgatttcttattttgttaattaattgatatttcattttaaaattatgatataaattaaaaaaaattgcaattttaaACTGTAACATCAATTAAATTGCAATAATCATCCCTTTCATCTCAcaaaaatcacaacaaaaaattttagCTTCATCTAAATCTAACAAACAtctatttagaaattatttctaaaatcttgtctcatttaaaaatacttgtaaaaaaccaaaataatcaaatataataaattctcACATTTTATAATCACAAGTAATTTTAAGaatgcaaaaaaacaaacatatatacatgcaaaaaaactctcaaatatttaaataatacaacattatagtaattaaaatctcaaaatatatcaacataacccatctatttatttatgtttactAAATGATCTTGGTTCATCAATAGCAAAATTGCATTCTAATTTTGCTTAAGTGGCCTTGTTCTTTTCCATGACACTATCAAAAATTAACCTCTCTCCAAAGATATCAAGTTCGTTACGACAAATATTGACCCACCGAGACGCATATGTAtatccttcattttctttgtcaatattACAAGGcacatatatagtttttttaccCTCCCATAGCAATAAACcaacctaatattaataaaaaaacattaatgttaaattaaaagatcaataaataaactcaaattttaacatatattaattctaaaaatatttgattatttatgatattttgaatttattaggCATGTTGCTTGTATTGCATATATATAGATGGAGAAACCTACTTAATTAAGATCCAATGTAATAATCCGACGTGTGATACTCATGTATTGAATCATAGACTCTTTTATAATCACTTGATGCATCTGTGTAAATTATATTGCTATATACATCCCACTATGATAATATACAAACTCTATGATGACTTAATTagttataatcattaattttgccTTGATGATTTATAGCGTGCAACTCATAACTCGTATCGATATCAACTAGAATGTGTTGTAATTGTCACATGATCTAATCTGGACAATATGACTCAACCatctgaaaaaatatcaatgagaTTACTAATATTCATATGTCTACATACTTGGTTGAGCTACgttatttaaattgaattatttaaattgggtaaTGTGATAGTTTTGCTAGTTGCCCAACTAAATCTTTTTTAAGGCTACTTTAAACTATCGCCGGAACATATCACATTCATAGCATCTGAACATAAGATCTCcactcaattattattattattattttgatgtaaatcAGGGCTAAGTACCCAATTAAATTAAACGAGGAAAAGTAAACCCAATAAGATCAAGGTACAAGATCAAGTACAAAGCTCCAAGATGTTCATTTAGAATCCAATTGCTCCTATCTAGAGGATTGATCATAGCTCTAAGATGCTTGATTTGCCTTGCGGTAAACATGTTGGACTTTGATCTTCCACTCAAGATATAGCAGCTTCTTTGCTTTGGTGATGAGTGTGTAATTTGACTCCATCGTGATAGACTCCCATGTGATGATAGACACCCGTGTGATGAGATGAACCACCAGTTTGGACATGATGTTGATTTTAAAGATTTCTTTTCAGGGACCGTGACTAAAAATCACAAGCTAGCTAACCTTTGTTGTTTCTTACCTTCTTTTTGTTGGAATAATTTTCGAGTTAATGAAAATGTTGGGCAAATATAACAGCAAGAAATATGTCTTCAACTGAAAATGTTGGGTATCAAATTAACACATTGAAGGAGATGAGTAGGAATGCAGTGCAGTTTATCCCCAAATGAAATATGTCTTTAACTGGTGCTTTGTTACTCGAAATCGCAAAACTGGACTCAAAATTAAGACATGCACTACAAAGAGTCAATGTTAGAGTTAGAGATGATCATTTctggtttttttctatttttacctacaaaaataactaaactaaaattttataaaatataaaaaataaaactagaatatGTAGTGAATACaccaataacaaaaatatgCAGTGAAGACCAACAAGAAGGATGGATAacactaaaaacaattattggtaaatttattttactaaaacatgttaattaagAGTACTTTAAGATCAATTGTTTActcattcataatttatttaaatcgtGTTCATGTTTTATAAcactagaaaaaattattggtaAATTTGTTTTACTAAAACTTGTTAATCAAGAGTATTTTCAGATCAATTTTTTACTcacccataatttatttaaattatttttattatgttaaaaatcatataatattatagattaaattccaacaaattttttaatcctaaacATGAGTGACAATTAATTTGACATCAAATATACctattaataatgttttttaaacaaattttcgGCACCATGgacaaacaaaaacatatttcacCCTCAATGCAGGcctgaaaaaataactttgcaCCTATACATATTTCATTCTTTATgcagttttgaaaatattttatgaaagataaatatagaaaaatattttttgatttaaaaaaaaacatgaaaaaaatgttttaggcaaatatagaaaaagattttcttgaaaaaaatcctTATACGCAAAACAATGGAACCCTAAAAGTTGGACAAAGTTTTAAGGCTTCTTTTGAACTTTAAAATACCAATACTTTATACAACGTGCTTGGATTAATCTTTTCGTACTTGCATTTTCCAGTCCCTATTATAATTTCTTAGTTACATAATTAAGATATCACTCCATCACGCACTCCtataatattgaattaaatatattaaaatattagtcGAAGAGTAATGTTATTAAAGTATAGACTATGTTTTGAGCATACAATCATTAGTAAAGAACATATTACTACCTCATAAACAACTTCATAACCATCAcatagagaagagagagaatctTTTTAGAGACATTTACTTTATTATTACTCTCTAAAAttcaatactttttattttacaaagatATCTATTTAGATGATAATTTTAAGAagtattttatattcattttatgtatttgaaaagttaaatattttttcctgttattcaaacttaaaaaagttaaaagaattaaaataaacctCGTTATACTTTATATGATGAGTGTAGCGTCTCGTAAATGATCAAAACCGAGACAAGACCAAATTACCCATTATGCAACATTGTATATAATTACACTTAATTTAGGTTAATTACCCTCACCACATCTCAGACAACCATGGCCAGAACTCTGACAGAAGTCCTTATCTTCCTCTTTCTCTCCTTTATTCTCCTCCCCATCACCCTTGCTACCGCGAGACCTGACACTTTCTCAAGAAACTTATCTCCAAAAAAACTAGGCCTCAAGCGGGAGAAACTAAGCCACCTTCACTTCTACCTCCACGACACAGTTAGTGGGAAAAATCCCACCGCTGTTCCTGTTGCCCAAGCAGCCACGACAAACAAGTCTTCGACATCATTTGGGCAGGTCGTAATGATCGATGATCCCTTGACTGTAAAGCCCGAGGTCAGCTCGAAGCAAGTAGGAAGAGCACAAGGGATTTATGCATCGGCATCACAAAGTGAAGTAAGTTTCTTAATGGTATTGAACTTGTTTTTCACAGAAGGGAAGTATAATGGTAGCACTCTCAGTATCCTGGGTCGCAACAGCATATTTTCAGGCATTAGAGAGATgccaattgttggtgggagcGGGCTTTTCCGTTTTGCAAGAGGCTATACTCAGGCAAAGACTTATACAGTTAACCTTAAAACTAATGATGCTATCGTGGAGTATAATGTGTATGTCTTCCATTATTGAGATCAACTGTTgacttgttttttcaattccaggtttttttttgttctgctGATGATGTACTCTGGATTAAAGTTggcaatgaaaatttaattggCCTGtgatatattagtttttttttcaatttagtttatattcttttaatttttattttttcatcattcaatcttaatttattatatattttttttcaatttggttcatattattttaatttttatttttttccttggttttttataaaaattttattggttttcaaatttatccttCAATTAAAACTTGTGGTATATTAGTTTTTACAATTTGATCccaatcctttcatttttttaattattttgttaatgttattattctattcaatttagtcctcaaattaaaattttattattgccctcttattattttaattactattttttattttgaatctttttatgtaattttttttttaatttcatcctttagcaTTTCATTTCCCGGGAATTAAGTTTTACGGTTTTTCAAGTATAATGCTTCTGGTTTGATGATCTACAtcacaagtttgaaaaattaatagaggttgacatcttttttgtttgcttattttatttttcaatatcatcgTTCGacattggttttttctttttttaaatagctttgtgattttttaatttttttctatcggGTTATCTCGGCCTCATGCTTAGAACATGGGTTTGACTAAGTAGCCCACACTAGCTCGCCTCTTAATGCTCAGATCACATGTCTATGGGTTGACTcacaaaagtttttttagttttttggtttttttttatttttgtatatttaattggttaaaaattgaacaattttttttttcttagataaaGAGTTTTTTTCCCAAGttattggttatatatatattgttttcgaTCGGTgccctttttttcatttgaatggTCGGAGCTATAATaaggttattgattttttttaaaaaaaaaaacacttacaatatttaaatactTTACTGGAAAAATAGGGCGTACCCGTCTAAACTAATTAACCGCAAAAATGACATTGAAAATGGTACAAAATCTACCAAATCACATTAAAACAGATATCTAGACATTTTATTAGCCCCAGACGAAAGATATCTTAAAGTGGGGCTCGACCCCTACTTAATTGGTTTGGGGTTTTTGCTACCAAAAGCTTATATCAGTAGATTCAGATAGATATTTATCCTCTATGGATAGAAACACCATGCAGCATCTACAGACTGATACACAcgcatcaattatacaaaacgCATGAAATTTGTTCATACACGACGTCGAGCGACGGCTCtcacttttttgtttatttaataaaaataatttttttctcgattggaggaaataaagattttattggagtcgccatctagtaatttaagggaactagaaatcccaaattagacactggtcccagagattcagATACgaggttagttatgattaagggaaggtagacaccacccttaaaacatcattTCAATAGAAatgttacccttacttgtgtgttttttgtttaattcaaatgcgattatattttgagcttatttgtaattcttttttaaaatgattaacgccggtccctaaaaataggagacacgttaaaaataacatcagtccctaaaaattaggagactcgtctaaaatattgacgtttgtccataaaaaggagagttacgtctgggttaccaaaagaaataatggatataatccattatattttgggtttattggtaatttgttttttttcaaatgtttaacatcggtccctaaaaatagaagacgcattaaaaatgacatcagtcccgaaaaattaggagacttgtttaaaatatgacgtttcaaccctaaaaaggagagttacgtctgggttaccaaaagagaaaatggacataatccatatttggtatttatatttttgacatcggtccttttttaaaaaagagacgtgtcgcctttgatttttgtatttttttacgacatgcaagaaaatttacaagcatttatatataaaaaaatatcaaaaataccagtagaaaccccaaaaaattacctgagtgccaCTGTATAGgaaaaatactgaaataccctcggatttctccGAAATTTACGAAAATGCTACTGCAGCGCGTGTGGCTCAcgcgcggctactgttggcggCGGCGAAATTTTCTGGCGAGATTTCCGGCCAACAAAATGGTTGCTTCTGGTAGATCTGAGG
This genomic interval carries:
- the LOC133676440 gene encoding dirigent protein 22-like, whose translation is MARTLTEVLIFLFLSFILLPITLATARPDTFSRNLSPKKLGLKREKLSHLHFYLHDTVSGKNPTAVPVAQAATTNKSSTSFGQVVMIDDPLTVKPEVSSKQVGRAQGIYASASQSEVSFLMVLNLFFTEGKYNGSTLSILGRNSIFSGIREMPIVGGSGLFRFARGYTQAKTYTVNLKTNDAIVEYNVYVFHY